From the Candidatus Peribacteria bacterium genome, one window contains:
- the rplS gene encoding 50S ribosomal protein L19, producing the protein MSSHIIQAQAKSFVRAVPDILPGYTVRVHEKIQEGGKERVQIFEGLVINVHKGHVPTDRSFTVRKIVSGIGVEKVFALHSPVIDKIEVKKVAKTRRAKLFFMRGRTGKAARMLERFTTEGEFAVAPLAVPEEAEIASPEVMEEVMMPATEAVEAPVAEVKAEDAPAVEEPAA; encoded by the coding sequence ATGAGCTCACACATCATCCAAGCACAGGCTAAATCATTCGTTCGCGCCGTTCCGGACATTCTCCCGGGTTACACCGTCCGTGTACACGAGAAGATCCAGGAAGGAGGCAAAGAGCGCGTTCAGATCTTCGAAGGGCTTGTGATCAATGTGCACAAGGGCCATGTCCCGACAGACAGATCCTTTACGGTCCGCAAGATCGTATCCGGTATTGGAGTGGAGAAAGTGTTTGCTTTGCATTCCCCGGTTATCGACAAAATTGAAGTCAAGAAAGTTGCCAAGACCCGCCGCGCCAAACTGTTCTTCATGCGTGGTCGTACAGGAAAGGCAGCCCGCATGCTTGAGCGTTTCACGACAGAAGGAGAATTCGCCGTTGCCCCTCTTGCTGTTCCTGAAGAGGCAGAGATTGCGTCTCCTGAAGTGATGGAAGAAGTGATGATGCCGGCAACCGAAGCTGTTGAAGCGCCAGTCGCTGAGGTAAAGGCTGAGGATGCTCCAGCAGTAGAAGAGCCTGCAGCCTAA
- the pth gene encoding aminoacyl-tRNA hydrolase: MKPSLLLIGLGNPGKQYDNTRHNAGFQALDVLSESYGQGEWKESEKYDACIQEARVGVVPALLVKPVTYMNLSGTSVRKLVDFYRLDPKTQVIVLCDDIDIPLGTIRFRKKGSAGTHNGLKSIIEHFGEEFPRLRIGIGPKPAGADLANWVLSGMTGEENNALKKVYGEIEELVRTYVMEL; encoded by the coding sequence ATGAAGCCATCACTGCTCCTCATCGGTCTCGGAAATCCTGGGAAACAGTATGACAACACACGTCACAATGCGGGGTTTCAGGCTCTTGATGTGCTCTCAGAATCGTATGGACAGGGGGAGTGGAAAGAGAGTGAAAAATACGATGCGTGTATTCAGGAAGCGCGCGTGGGTGTTGTGCCGGCACTCCTCGTGAAGCCGGTGACGTATATGAACCTGTCTGGAACTTCTGTCCGCAAGCTTGTGGATTTTTACAGACTGGATCCGAAGACGCAGGTGATTGTTCTGTGTGATGATATTGATATTCCGCTTGGCACGATCAGATTCCGGAAGAAGGGGAGTGCGGGGACGCACAATGGACTGAAGTCTATTATTGAACACTTTGGTGAGGAATTTCCGCGACTTCGCATCGGGATCGGGCCGAAGCCGGCTGGAGCGGATTTGGCGAATTGGGTGTTGAGCGGGATGACAGGGGAGGAAAATAATGCGTTGAAAAAGGTGTATGGGGAGATTGAGGAGTTGGTGCGGACGTATGTGATGGAACTGTGA
- the lepB gene encoding signal peptidase I, whose amino-acid sequence MVREEKQHGLWFHLLDVVFNIVVIVAIVAGIRTFLVSPFQVEGSSMVSTLEDNEYIVINKLVYFLGTPERGDIVVFRPPNDPKKYYVKRVIGLPGDTVVIRDGNVFLKTAGSQAEQRLDEPYLDARNQGKTFRHPPGQGDGSEQDFTVPDDAYFVMGDNRQGSLDSRSFTLENGAAEPYVTRSDIKGRVWFVALPVSKIHAVTHHNYNLE is encoded by the coding sequence ATGGTACGCGAAGAAAAACAGCACGGGTTATGGTTTCATCTTCTGGATGTTGTCTTCAACATTGTCGTCATTGTGGCGATTGTTGCGGGTATCCGCACCTTTCTCGTCTCCCCCTTTCAGGTAGAAGGAAGCTCGATGGTCAGCACACTGGAAGACAACGAATATATTGTCATCAACAAACTCGTCTACTTTTTGGGTACCCCGGAACGCGGTGATATCGTCGTCTTCCGTCCACCCAATGATCCGAAAAAGTACTACGTCAAACGTGTCATCGGACTGCCGGGCGATACGGTTGTCATCCGCGATGGGAACGTGTTCCTGAAAACTGCCGGTTCTCAAGCGGAACAGAGACTGGATGAACCGTATCTGGATGCCAGAAACCAGGGAAAGACCTTCCGCCACCCGCCCGGACAGGGCGACGGCTCCGAGCAGGATTTTACCGTTCCGGACGATGCCTACTTCGTGATGGGAGATAATCGCCAGGGAAGTCTCGATTCCCGCAGCTTTACCCTCGAAAACGGGGCTGCAGAGCCGTATGTGACCAGAAGCGATATTAAGGGCCGTGTGTGGTTTGTAGCGCTTCCAGTCAGTAAAATCCACGCCGTCACCCACCACAACTACAACCTGGAATAG
- a CDS encoding winged helix-turn-helix domain-containing protein — MSSASVLKALFSSQTRVKLLSTFLLHPEEEYFIRELTRLLNEQINSIRRELENLRRVGLVKARHKNRKKYYRIDTEFVLYNDLRSLFSKAVQGESPFVTSLKTLPNVKLVLLAGNLCGTESKVDLLLVGDVKKEILEALLAQDPQMKYVKYSIFSEADFLYRLSLKDRFVLEILNDPRHLIVLNTLQKQIEEAQA, encoded by the coding sequence ATGTCTTCAGCTTCCGTATTAAAGGCGCTTTTCAGCTCGCAAACTCGCGTGAAGTTATTGTCGACCTTTTTGTTGCACCCGGAAGAGGAGTACTTCATCCGTGAACTGACCCGCCTGCTGAATGAGCAGATCAACTCCATTCGCCGTGAGCTGGAAAACCTGCGTCGCGTCGGACTGGTAAAGGCCAGACATAAGAATAGAAAGAAGTATTACCGCATTGATACTGAATTTGTGCTCTATAACGACCTCCGGAGCCTCTTTAGCAAGGCTGTGCAGGGGGAAAGCCCGTTTGTCACCAGTCTCAAGACCCTTCCGAACGTTAAACTCGTGCTTTTGGCTGGAAATCTGTGCGGTACAGAAAGCAAAGTCGATCTTTTGCTTGTTGGTGATGTAAAAAAGGAAATTCTGGAGGCACTCCTGGCCCAGGATCCACAGATGAAATACGTGAAATACTCCATTTTCTCTGAGGCCGATTTCCTCTATCGCCTGAGCCTGAAAGACCGGTTTGTCCTTGAAATTCTCAATGATCCGCGCCATTTGATTGTTTTGAATACGCTGCAAAAGCAGATTGAGGAAGCGCAGGCGTAA
- a CDS encoding PH domain-containing protein, with protein sequence MDIQCNAEDTACTAKGGQCCIVPGCATLCVYLFPDRPVINQFLFKKHLEDDETLVRVVHKHWLIGFRALFWPTLFVLLCVWLMTLAQVRGAYIAVAIITFVVLVWWLRNFFDYYLDAWLITDQGIIDIAWFGWFHRQSTRVLYSDLQGISYEIKGIWGTLLRFGTLSVEKISTGTAVSLDFVTNPKAVELLVLKNMETYLHSRNMKDAKQVQELLATLVAQQIQLQDQEE encoded by the coding sequence ATGGATATCCAGTGTAACGCGGAGGATACGGCGTGTACAGCAAAGGGCGGTCAATGTTGCATCGTGCCCGGCTGCGCTACACTGTGTGTGTATTTGTTCCCGGATCGCCCAGTGATCAATCAGTTTCTCTTCAAAAAACACCTGGAAGATGATGAAACCCTTGTGCGAGTGGTGCATAAGCACTGGCTTATAGGATTCCGGGCGCTTTTCTGGCCGACACTTTTTGTGCTGCTGTGCGTGTGGCTGATGACGCTGGCGCAGGTGCGCGGGGCGTATATTGCGGTCGCGATTATTACATTCGTGGTTCTTGTCTGGTGGCTCCGGAATTTCTTTGATTACTATCTGGATGCGTGGCTGATTACGGACCAGGGGATTATTGATATCGCATGGTTCGGGTGGTTTCACCGCCAGTCAACGCGTGTGCTCTACAGCGATCTGCAGGGAATCAGTTACGAAATCAAAGGGATTTGGGGTACGTTGCTGCGCTTCGGGACGCTCAGTGTCGAGAAGATTTCAACCGGTACCGCAGTGTCGTTGGATTTTGTGACCAATCCCAAGGCTGTTGAATTACTTGTTCTCAAAAACATGGAAACGTATCTGCACTCGCGCAACATGAAAGATGCCAAGCAGGTGCAGGAATTGCTCGCCACACTCGTTGCCCAGCAGATCCAGCTTCAGGATCAGGAAGAATAA
- a CDS encoding UDP-N-acetylmuramate--L-alanine ligase has protein sequence MKIYCSGIGGIGLSAYAALQAASGHTVSGSDRSDSALLEDLRSQGIAVHLTQDGSGLSDDTDLFVFSEAIPADAPERVKAAELGIKSLSYFAALGELVSGHTVIAVCGTHGKSSTTAMVAKMLIDLGKDPSVVVGTKMRELSGRNWRKGASDFFVVEACEYRRSFLFINPSIVLMTNVDGDHFDAYGSLEEYRKAFVDFLTQLPADGSVITHGEDPDCVAVASASGRTMIDADQFPLVQLATPGEHMRQNARLALALADQLKIDANVAHNSLSTFAGTWRRMEVKGEMENGITLIDDYGHHPVEIRATLNAMREAYGDRRIVCVFQPHTHDRTKKLYLEFTDAFFDADLVIIPNIYVARSDIESGTVDVDTFVNDIAENSGVDAINGQSLAETENMLHADILQPGDVLITMGAGDITQLSDRLLG, from the coding sequence ATGAAGATCTATTGCAGCGGCATCGGAGGTATTGGATTAAGTGCTTATGCGGCGCTGCAGGCGGCGTCCGGTCACACAGTGTCTGGAAGCGATCGTTCGGATAGTGCGCTGCTTGAAGATCTGCGTTCACAGGGGATTGCCGTTCATCTCACACAGGACGGATCGGGGTTGTCTGACGATACGGATCTCTTTGTTTTTTCCGAAGCCATTCCTGCAGATGCACCGGAGCGCGTAAAAGCTGCAGAGCTCGGTATAAAATCCCTGTCGTATTTTGCAGCACTCGGAGAACTGGTGAGCGGACACACGGTGATTGCAGTCTGCGGCACACATGGAAAATCATCGACGACAGCGATGGTCGCAAAAATGCTGATTGATCTCGGAAAAGATCCGAGTGTGGTGGTCGGGACAAAAATGCGCGAACTGAGCGGCCGTAACTGGCGAAAGGGGGCGAGTGATTTTTTTGTGGTGGAAGCGTGCGAGTACCGCCGGTCATTTCTGTTCATCAATCCGTCGATTGTTCTGATGACCAATGTCGATGGCGATCATTTCGATGCGTATGGATCACTCGAAGAATATAGAAAAGCCTTTGTGGATTTTCTCACACAACTTCCTGCTGATGGTTCAGTCATCACACATGGTGAAGATCCTGATTGTGTGGCTGTTGCATCCGCCTCCGGTCGCACCATGATTGATGCTGATCAATTCCCGCTCGTGCAACTCGCAACGCCCGGTGAGCACATGCGGCAGAATGCACGGCTCGCTCTTGCGCTTGCAGATCAGCTAAAGATCGATGCGAACGTTGCGCATAACAGTCTCTCTACGTTTGCAGGAACGTGGCGGCGCATGGAAGTGAAAGGGGAGATGGAAAATGGCATCACCCTGATTGATGATTACGGACATCATCCGGTTGAAATCCGCGCAACACTGAATGCGATGCGCGAAGCGTATGGAGATCGCCGCATTGTCTGTGTGTTCCAGCCGCACACGCATGACCGCACAAAAAAACTTTACCTGGAATTCACCGATGCATTTTTCGATGCAGACTTGGTGATCATTCCGAATATTTATGTCGCACGCAGCGATATTGAAAGCGGAACGGTCGATGTCGATACATTTGTGAATGACATTGCAGAGAACAGCGGCGTCGATGCGATCAATGGTCAGTCACTGGCAGAGACGGAAAACATGCTGCACGCAGATATCCTGCAACCAGGCGATGTACTCATCACCATGGGCGCAGGGGATATCACGCAGTTGTCGGATCGTTTACTTGGTTGA
- a CDS encoding polysaccharide pyruvyl transferase family protein, with protein MRFVLVGNYGVANLGDEALKEYFLTSFPDIDWVVLSAHPKKGELPRLPAGIRSLFFTPWWKTVRAIAGADGLVFGGGSLFTDIESVVACVIWSLHAATALFFRTPVFLAFQGMGPYKTRMGEWLSRWTARRAVFISVRDLESFQRVESWKLSTKLVQTFDPVFSLMVEKKYSRNTKKLFTIIPRHNSSELLQKTALECIKKHPEIDTVNVLLMQPDSSPEQATAQSLQTSLTMPSTVVPVRTLDDLMHAVGGSSLVLTQRFHGALAALAAGTPQIVLPQEPGDKLSQVQKYTEMPDATAALLSQVKNGHDALAAAMRLH; from the coding sequence ATGCGTTTTGTGCTGGTCGGAAATTACGGCGTAGCGAATTTGGGCGATGAAGCTCTCAAAGAGTACTTTTTGACGTCTTTTCCTGATATCGATTGGGTTGTTCTTTCAGCACATCCGAAAAAAGGGGAGTTACCGCGTCTACCTGCGGGAATCCGGTCTTTGTTCTTCACTCCCTGGTGGAAGACTGTCCGGGCCATTGCAGGGGCGGATGGACTGGTGTTTGGTGGTGGATCACTCTTTACGGACATTGAATCTGTTGTTGCCTGTGTCATCTGGAGTCTGCATGCGGCCACAGCGCTTTTTTTCCGGACACCGGTGTTTTTAGCCTTCCAGGGAATGGGTCCATACAAGACCCGGATGGGGGAGTGGCTGAGTCGCTGGACTGCACGCCGGGCAGTCTTTATTTCCGTCCGGGACCTTGAGTCTTTCCAGCGGGTGGAATCCTGGAAATTGAGTACAAAATTAGTTCAAACTTTTGACCCTGTTTTTTCTCTAATGGTAGAGAAAAAGTACTCCAGAAATACTAAAAAATTGTTCACCATAATTCCCCGTCATAACTCGTCGGAATTGCTGCAAAAAACCGCTCTTGAATGCATCAAAAAACACCCGGAAATCGATACCGTCAATGTCCTCCTGATGCAGCCGGATTCATCACCTGAACAAGCGACTGCTCAATCATTGCAAACCAGTCTCACTATGCCGTCTACTGTGGTCCCAGTCCGGACTCTCGATGACCTCATGCATGCAGTCGGGGGGTCATCACTCGTTCTGACACAACGTTTTCATGGCGCACTGGCCGCACTGGCCGCCGGTACACCGCAAATCGTTCTGCCGCAGGAGCCGGGAGACAAGTTATCGCAGGTCCAAAAATATACAGAGATGCCGGATGCGACCGCTGCACTGCTCAGTCAGGTAAAAAATGGTCATGATGCTCTGGCTGCTGCAATGCGTTTACATTGA
- the secE gene encoding preprotein translocase subunit SecE — MNALTTYFRDALEDLRQVRWPTRQQAVRFSGIVIGFTLACAVVFGILDFVLSLALKAILSLAS; from the coding sequence ATGAACGCTCTTACAACCTACTTCCGCGACGCACTCGAAGACCTCCGTCAGGTCCGTTGGCCCACCCGCCAGCAGGCTGTTCGTTTCTCAGGCATCGTGATTGGTTTCACTCTCGCTTGTGCCGTCGTATTCGGTATTCTCGACTTTGTACTCTCTCTGGCCCTGAAAGCCATTCTTTCTCTCGCTTCCTAA
- the nusG gene encoding transcription termination/antitermination protein NusG, whose translation MAKQDPNAGRNWYVVHTYAGYEDSVRQSLLQRVESFRMQDYIFDVQVPKEKQLVFKKGDPIEEERKLFPGYVLVDMTVTDESWYLVRNTPNVTGFVGSGNIPVPVTPEEFGVIQRRVGEQEAKFKSDFQVGDLVIISDGPFKNYEGSVDSVDVDKGKLTVLVLIFDRETPVELDFTQVKKK comes from the coding sequence ATGGCAAAACAAGACCCAAATGCAGGCCGGAACTGGTATGTGGTTCACACCTATGCCGGTTACGAGGATTCTGTCCGTCAGTCTCTGCTGCAGCGCGTGGAATCATTCCGCATGCAGGACTACATCTTTGATGTGCAGGTTCCGAAGGAGAAGCAGCTTGTTTTCAAAAAAGGCGATCCGATTGAAGAAGAGCGCAAACTGTTCCCGGGCTACGTGCTCGTGGATATGACTGTAACTGATGAGTCCTGGTATCTGGTCCGCAACACTCCGAACGTCACCGGTTTCGTCGGTTCCGGAAACATCCCGGTCCCTGTCACCCCGGAAGAATTCGGTGTGATCCAGCGCAGAGTCGGCGAACAGGAAGCCAAATTCAAGAGCGACTTCCAGGTCGGCGACCTCGTTATTATCTCCGATGGTCCGTTCAAGAACTATGAAGGAAGCGTGGACTCTGTCGATGTGGATAAGGGAAAGCTCACGGTGCTCGTTCTCATCTTCGATCGCGAAACACCGGTCGAACTCGACTTTACGCAGGTAAAGAAGAAATAA
- the rpmA gene encoding 50S ribosomal protein L27 yields the protein MAHKKAGGTTSNGRDSEAKRRGVKRFGSESVRAGEVLVRQKGYWYRPGNNVHVGKDWTIHASVDGKVKFTKMKRVSFTGSQAWATVIHVEPTAA from the coding sequence ATGGCACACAAGAAAGCCGGTGGCACCACCAGTAACGGCCGAGACTCTGAGGCGAAACGCCGTGGCGTAAAGCGCTTCGGTAGCGAATCTGTACGCGCAGGCGAGGTTCTCGTGCGCCAGAAGGGATATTGGTACCGCCCAGGAAACAACGTGCATGTGGGAAAGGACTGGACGATCCATGCGTCTGTTGATGGAAAAGTGAAGTTCACCAAAATGAAGCGTGTGTCTTTCACAGGTTCCCAGGCATGGGCAACGGTCATCCACGTGGAACCGACAGCTGCGTAA
- the lepA gene encoding translation elongation factor 4 has protein sequence MDIRNFCIIAHIDHGKSTLSDRMIEKTGTLQKREMKEQTLDMMELERERGITIKLTPVRMEYNGVQLNLIDTPGHTDFRYEVSRSLAACEGAILLVDASQGIQAQTIAVLMMAMEHDLKIIPVLNKLDLPAADPERVSEEVVKLLGCSKEDILRISAKEGTGVLEVLQAVIDRIPPPVLPANRDTTRALIFDAVVDPYRGVVAYVRVIEGMLKAGTQAHFLGTKSSFPIQEVGFFSPKFIPDDQLVEGQIGYVVTGLKDVRQVRVGDTIGSAPHLQQLPGYKQVQPMVFAGLYPSEADQYPDLRDAIEKLSLNDSALTSEPEQNAALGNGFRCGFLGLLHLDIIQERLEREYDCDLIVTAPSVRYEVKLNVKQAAAIVRASLLKDDEPQVASISNPADFPDPAYIEEVREPWVQLEIVCRSEDVGTVMTLIQDRRGIYHTLEYLDAGRCLLRFDVPLQTIVLDFFDKLKSSTEGYGSMSYEPLGYRAGDLVKLQILLLGEPADALSTIVHRSEGHDVGMIVCKKLKEVLPKEMFEIAIQAAIGGKVVARETVGAMRKDVTGYLYGGDVSRKKKLLEKQKKGKKRMKKMGKVTLTQEAFLSVLKR, from the coding sequence ATGGACATCCGAAACTTCTGCATCATTGCGCATATCGATCACGGCAAGTCGACACTGAGCGACCGCATGATTGAAAAAACCGGAACGCTGCAGAAGCGTGAAATGAAAGAACAGACCCTCGACATGATGGAACTGGAGCGTGAACGCGGCATTACCATCAAACTCACGCCGGTGCGTATGGAATATAACGGCGTGCAGCTCAACCTGATTGATACACCCGGTCACACCGACTTCCGCTACGAAGTCAGCAGATCACTTGCTGCGTGTGAAGGTGCCATTTTGCTTGTGGATGCATCGCAGGGAATCCAGGCGCAGACGATTGCTGTGCTGATGATGGCCATGGAGCATGACCTTAAAATTATTCCCGTGCTGAACAAACTCGATCTGCCCGCTGCAGACCCCGAGCGCGTGAGCGAGGAAGTGGTGAAGCTGCTTGGATGCAGCAAAGAGGATATTCTCCGGATTTCTGCAAAAGAGGGAACAGGTGTTCTTGAAGTGCTGCAGGCCGTCATCGACCGCATTCCGCCTCCCGTTCTGCCGGCCAACCGCGATACCACCCGCGCGCTTATTTTCGATGCTGTTGTTGATCCGTATCGTGGTGTCGTCGCCTATGTCCGTGTGATTGAAGGAATGCTCAAGGCGGGCACACAAGCGCATTTCCTCGGAACAAAAAGCAGTTTCCCGATTCAGGAAGTCGGCTTCTTTTCGCCTAAATTCATTCCCGATGATCAGCTGGTCGAAGGACAGATCGGGTACGTGGTGACAGGATTGAAAGATGTCCGTCAGGTGCGAGTGGGAGATACAATCGGGTCTGCACCGCATCTGCAGCAGCTGCCCGGTTACAAACAAGTCCAGCCGATGGTGTTTGCCGGCCTCTACCCGTCTGAAGCGGACCAATATCCGGATCTCCGTGATGCGATTGAGAAGTTGTCCCTCAATGATTCCGCTTTGACCAGCGAGCCGGAACAGAACGCCGCACTCGGAAACGGTTTCCGCTGCGGATTTCTCGGACTTCTGCACCTCGATATTATTCAGGAGCGTCTGGAGCGTGAGTATGATTGTGACCTGATCGTGACGGCGCCTAGCGTGCGCTATGAAGTAAAACTGAACGTCAAACAGGCTGCAGCGATTGTCCGCGCCAGTTTGCTCAAAGACGATGAACCGCAGGTTGCAAGTATCAGCAACCCCGCAGATTTCCCGGATCCCGCCTACATTGAAGAAGTGCGTGAACCGTGGGTGCAGCTGGAAATCGTCTGCCGCAGTGAAGATGTCGGAACGGTGATGACACTTATTCAGGATCGTCGCGGTATTTACCACACACTCGAATATTTGGACGCCGGCCGCTGCCTGCTCCGGTTTGATGTGCCGCTCCAGACTATCGTGCTCGATTTCTTCGATAAGCTGAAATCATCAACCGAAGGATACGGTTCCATGAGCTACGAGCCGCTTGGCTACAGAGCAGGGGATCTGGTGAAATTGCAGATTCTCCTCCTTGGAGAACCTGCTGATGCCCTCTCCACAATTGTCCACAGAAGTGAAGGACATGACGTCGGTATGATTGTCTGCAAGAAATTAAAAGAGGTGCTTCCAAAGGAAATGTTTGAAATCGCAATTCAGGCGGCTATTGGTGGAAAAGTTGTGGCGCGTGAGACGGTGGGGGCGATGCGCAAAGATGTGACCGGTTACCTGTATGGAGGAGATGTGTCTCGCAAGAAGAAGCTTTTGGAGAAGCAGAAAAAGGGAAAGAAGCGTATGAAGAAAATGGGAAAGGTGACACTGACGCAGGAAGCATTTTTGAGCGTCTTAAAGCGGTAA
- a CDS encoding S-layer homology domain-containing protein yields MQYTNLSTRFLLTAALLGSSLLAATSASADESSVSSSPSLSSLSSIATDWLQVESGTGINILPGEGTIIIEQKNGSGAGTLGSWTMIQPDNKQIRGSGAVQTLNNTSAGTYTVFTHLPTGASATIRIYRNNESESVLPKQQTSLVLRNGDIIRVVIHYTITRSGMVAVDSDPIGMTFTLKGPNNTVYTGTTPTSFTGVAEGQYQVLYDSIKGCNIPTSKSLRLEAGSRVSFTTYIACPMADKMRERQTVQVSDKNSITIGTGLDAIVIRDVTPDAWFSTYVANVVKYGILAGYKDANGNATGQFGPGNNVNIAELAKAAHKIAGISADAFTNVNPENVAAQGQWFSPFIASAESRGWTIYNSATIDPSRPATRGEVLVTLLQALDKKLDWQKGTLFTDVTARTPYAAAIETATAAKVVEGRTDADGNDLHLFGPLDPINRAELSKVLSRMIDIYKTTSSSSSKSTK; encoded by the coding sequence ATGCAGTACACTAATCTCTCCACCCGCTTTCTTCTGACAGCTGCTCTTCTTGGCTCCAGTCTTCTGGCTGCCACAAGCGCGTCTGCAGACGAAAGTTCTGTGTCATCCTCGCCCTCTTTGTCATCCTTGTCTTCTATTGCAACAGACTGGCTGCAAGTGGAAAGCGGAACCGGCATCAATATTCTTCCGGGAGAAGGAACCATTATCATTGAACAGAAAAACGGCTCCGGCGCAGGCACACTCGGTTCCTGGACTATGATCCAGCCGGACAACAAGCAGATCAGAGGATCTGGTGCGGTGCAGACGCTCAATAACACATCGGCGGGAACGTATACCGTCTTCACCCATCTGCCGACCGGCGCGAGCGCAACGATCCGCATTTACCGCAATAACGAATCTGAAAGCGTTCTTCCGAAGCAGCAGACATCACTCGTGCTCAGAAACGGCGACATCATCCGCGTAGTCATTCACTACACCATTACACGATCCGGCATGGTTGCAGTGGATAGTGATCCAATCGGCATGACTTTCACACTTAAAGGACCGAACAATACTGTCTATACCGGCACGACCCCCACATCATTCACGGGTGTCGCTGAAGGCCAGTACCAGGTGCTCTATGATTCCATTAAAGGCTGTAATATCCCGACATCAAAGAGTTTGCGCCTGGAAGCAGGGAGCCGCGTATCGTTCACGACGTATATTGCCTGCCCCATGGCGGACAAAATGCGCGAACGCCAGACAGTTCAGGTAAGTGACAAAAACTCCATCACGATCGGCACAGGTCTGGATGCCATTGTCATCCGCGATGTCACACCGGACGCATGGTTTTCCACGTACGTCGCAAACGTCGTGAAGTACGGCATCCTTGCCGGATACAAAGATGCAAACGGCAACGCAACCGGACAGTTCGGTCCGGGAAACAATGTGAATATCGCGGAACTTGCAAAAGCTGCTCACAAAATTGCCGGCATCAGCGCCGACGCATTTACAAACGTCAATCCGGAGAACGTTGCCGCACAGGGACAGTGGTTCTCCCCCTTTATTGCCTCCGCAGAAAGCCGCGGCTGGACCATCTACAATTCTGCAACCATCGATCCCTCCCGTCCTGCCACACGCGGCGAAGTGCTCGTCACATTGCTCCAGGCTCTCGATAAAAAACTCGACTGGCAGAAAGGCACACTCTTCACAGATGTGACTGCACGCACACCGTATGCCGCAGCAATCGAAACAGCGACAGCGGCAAAAGTTGTCGAAGGTCGCACCGATGCCGATGGAAATGATCTGCATCTCTTTGGCCCTCTCGATCCGATCAACCGTGCAGAACTCTCAAAAGTTCTCAGCCGCATGATTGATATTTATAAAACGACATCGTCTTCCTCCAGTAAATCAACCAAGTAA